In Passer domesticus isolate bPasDom1 chromosome 7, bPasDom1.hap1, whole genome shotgun sequence, one genomic interval encodes:
- the PDE4DIP gene encoding myomegalin isoform X10 — MKDGGRENEEEGKQKRAEPAGAAEPPPRRTLGRLGSACGDPAARPGAPGVPGGRPGAAGAWPGAGRAGAAEPGGAGCEPRGGASQEGLWGEGDEDPVPAEPRGSSGPPGAQPQPDPLVQTCLPRDLEMGPLAHTQTLRDFEQHLNDLKKENFSLKLRIYFLEERVQQKGEDSRDDVYRRNIELKVEVESLKRELQEKQQALDNTWVAAESQTSRSQAALRQHYEEQQRESEHVYELLENKIQLLQEEARLARSEAERATALARAEAERCRELTGKLKEAARTKEEDRSENGCGSMAQRRIEELTQELAASNQLVEMLSAEKRDLQQCLEGSPVMEGQDLQDDRQQAAPGSAAAGEHVADVRAAELQGKLQHFEAANKLLQEKLNELNFELKSVQETSQRQDRTIQSLNEVLKSKESKTEELYHIIEGQNETMAKLRDMLHRNHLGQLQVSESPLSPQEQQMSPLDLQNALFCTKLEVQKLKRAQRHKEHQLAEAKRATQLLETTVHEEEQQKEATWKHNQELRAVVQQLQAELQDKAQQLQTLEWEKSRELQAQEQRVQRLTQQLAHKEQLLQESRELLQCQQSLEKSPAAMNAMLEKLQQRVSDRDAALERAVDEKFCALEKKEQELQQLRVSMRERGSDLERLRSVLCSNEATIHSLESLLKAKTLELEQVSATCQNLRWLKEEIEAKSGSRQKEQEGIIQQLQTCLHDRNKEVEELTATLLCKLGPGQSEVAEELCLRLQHKEKMLQDLLSDRNRQAMEHDAEIRELLQALSTKEQQSRVAAEKMAQALAERSRELQLLRQHVLGKDPVGTQSAGARPLKQDKQPIQEILRRAYGATVIAGSPQEDSSCRTEGVTMSAAELEKDLVSAKEELELMAKKERESRRELTALQSVVATQEEELQVQASDIESLTRTIQMKEDLIKDLQMQLVDPEEIPAMERLTQEVLVLREKVAVAESQGQEATGNRRQQQLLLMLEGLVAERNRLNEALQAERQLYGSLVKFHTHPDSAARDHALQAELEGVHELRGQLEEALGRSLECLSRLETQGAIGGQAAGTHSGASTNFTDSMKEEAARGLAAQQSKPRARKENGGTERSTAATGREQELRAEEELRELKAQLEEAGFSSVSHIRKAMLSLCLENAELKERMGEATSLLESAEQEEPGLGSPVAPEPRRLQRKSRGSLGDRPAGGSGDGPGLPAERGAVPTKRPALEARAQDDMPKRPCPGSPGGGDGSHVESSVPGGGWPGLGAELHSQVAQGQRQCQELQDKLAASEATVRAQAEQLQKYHVLLREPQTQQLSKQVQVDFQDLGYETCGRSETEADRDETTSPECEEPDVFSETSLGEELGSPYQPGMSRVGKTAQKTMALEDVEALHQHIQDLKAQLLNANKVIQSLQRRARSISVTSGYTSGTERPLPAPKALASPAHSLTDEDEGWQSDGHGTLCPPALRAHRDLQSLVHRVALLEAQLPAAKHGATLPKELQSATWPGKYNSLIQAQARELSHLRQMLREGRGVSRSLAQHLRDALRSFEDLLRGTDIDYYLGQGFREQLAQGRHLAERLSDKLGTRDRQDGEDKTSHELLAQRLSRELQEKEKVIESLEVKLQERSESPGSSCPPSESSHSASSSSFSSEGLEPCSDGDAASEYSQCHEEPVQHAGLHFDSLSKHISAPLPALAPRLSSFLPAGVPPPAAPPLLGCCGNSVCSLAEAQQELQVLRRQLGESVTLPMAPAKPTVPLGPFGEGSKAPAPFCRHGALQGPAELPGATDTRGLWDVPPPGQLLYGGALPAGYPCGQKLTGADLLEEHLVEIRNLRQRLEESICTNDRLREQLERRLASTGKGSGLPSEVYAQTPELGLQLSRENQALHEENRTLRLQRDHLSQELARVQETLVAACSRAREAEAELGQRRGKQRRLAEELSECQESIRQLRDERHSLQEDNNRLQHSVTLLQQQSEEQRLLLQTLRAELHVYESLPGPSAETRAGCFPSPPVRDVGTNSAAPLLSPLPSGTSVLRRMDDMLLRKSEGLTGAHVVGRLDTYRALEQHIVEGKALARELMCLTHPALGLPNCPLSGKEARGWTGTGQGHLWGSASTLHGILEECVSLLTAFWSTVLPVSPAQHQGKEQALQGEIAALRARLSEREDALQSTARRLRSTAQLKDSMEQFIVSQLTRTHNVLRKARTNLEVKAQQALPVA, encoded by the exons AACATTGAGCTGAAGGTGGAGGTGGAGAGCCTGAagcgggagctgcaggagaagcaACAAGCCCTGGACAACACATG GGTGGCTGCGGAGAGCCAGACGAGCCGCAGCCAGGCTGCGCTCCGGCAGCACTATGAGGAGCAGCAGCGGGAGTCGGAGCACGTCTATGAGCTCCTGGAGAACAAgatccagctcctgcaggag GAGGCCAGGCTGGCACGGAGTGAGGCCGAGCGGGCCACGGCTCTGGCCAGAGCTGAGGCGGAGAGATGCCGGGAGCTGACAGGGAAGCTGAAGGAAGCAGCGAGgacaaaggaggaagacaggagTGAAAATGGCTGTGGCTCCATGGCCCAGAG GAGGATTGAAGAGCTGACCCAAGAGCTGGCTGCCAGCAACCAGCTCGTGGAAATGCTGTCAGCAGAGAAGCGTGacctgcagcagtgcctggagggGTCTCCGGTCATGGAGGGGCAG GATTTGCAGGATGACCggcagcaggcagctccaggcagtgctgcagcaggggagcACGTGGCCGATGTGcgtgcagcagagctgcagggcaaaCTCCAGCACTTTGAAGCTGCCAACAAG TTGCTACAGGAAAAGCTGAATGaattgaattttgaattaaaatcTGTTCAAGAAACATCCCAAAGGCAAGATCGTACGATTCAGAGTCTGAACGAGGTCCTGAAGAGCAAAGAGAGTAAG ACAGAGGAGCTGTACCACATCATTGAAGGGCAGAATGAGACCATGGCCAAGCTGCGGGACATGTTACACAGAAACCATCTGGGACAGCTGCAG GTGTCAGAGAGCCCACTGTcaccccaggagcagcaaatgTCACCGCTCGATCTTCAGAACGCACTTTTCTGCACCAAACTGGAGGTGCAGAAACTGAAGAGAGCTCAGCGCCACAAAGAGCATCAGCTGGCTGAAGCCAAGAGAGCAACCCAGCTCCTGGAGACCACGGTCCAtgaggaagagcagcagaaagaggCAACCTGGAAACACAATCAG GAGCTGCGTGCTGTGgtacagcagctgcaggcagagcttcaGGACAaggctcagcagctgcagacTTTGGAGTGGGAGAAGAGCCGTGAGCTGCaggcccaggagcagagagTTCAGCGTTTGACTCAGCAGCTGGCTCACAAGGAGCAGCTTCTGCAG GAGTCCAGGGAGCTTCTGCAATGCCAGCAAAGCCTGGAAAAGAGCCCTGCAGCCATGAATGCCATGTTGGAGAAACTGCAGCAGCGTGTCAGTGACAGGGATGCTGCTCTGGAG cGAGCAGTAGATGAGAAGTTCTgtgccctggagaagaaggagcaggagctgcagcagctgcgtgTGTCCATGCGGGAGCGCGGCAGCGACCTGGAGAGGCTGCGTAGTGTCCTCTGCAGCAACGAGGCCACCATCCAC AGTCTGGAGAGCCTCCTGAAAGCCAAAACCCTGGAACTGGAGCAGGTCTCAGCAACCTGCCAAAACCTCCGCTGGCTCAAAGAGGAGATTGAGGCCAAAtctggcagcaggcagaaggagcaggaggggatCATCCAACAGCTGCAGACCTGCCTGCATGACAGGAACAAGGAAGTGGAG GAGCTTACAGCAACTCTGCTGTGCAAGCTGGGCCCCGGGCAGAGTGAGgtggcagaggagctgtgcctgcGGCTCCAGCACAAGGAGAAGATGCTGCAGGATCTCCTCAGTGACCGGAACCGTCAAGCCATGGAGCACGATGCTGAAATtcgggagctgctgcaggctctgagcaccaaggagcagcagagcaga GTGGCTGCAGAGAAGATGGCACAGGCTTTGGCTGAAAGGAGCCGTGAGCTACAACTGCTGCGCCAGCACGTGTTGGGGAAGGACCCTGTTGGGACCCAGTCAGCTGGTGCCAGGCCATTGAAGCAGGACAAACAACCCATACAA GAGATACTGCGAAGAGCTTATGGAGCTACAGTCATTGCTGGATCCCCACAGGAagacagcagctgcaggacagaGGGAG TTACAATGTCAGCAGCAGAACTGGAGAAGGATCTTGTCAGTGccaaagaggagctggagctaaTGGCaaagaaggaaagggaaagcagG CGGGAGCTCACTGCTCTCCAGTCTGTCGTGGCCACacaggaggaggagctgcaggtgcaAGCCTCAGATATTGAGTCCCTGACCAGAACCATCCAGATGAAAGAGGACCTCATCAAG GATCTGCAGATGCAGCTGGTGGATCCTGAAGAAATTCCAGCCATGGAAAGGCTGACACAAGAAGTGCTGGTGCTTCGGGAGAAAGTGGCCGTAGCAGAGTCCCAAGGACAGGAGGCTACTGGAAACAGAAGGCAACAG CAGTTGTTACTGATGCTGGAAGGACTGGTGGCTGAGAGGAATCGGTTAAATGAGGCTCTCCAGGCAGAGAGGCAGCTCTATGGCAGCCTGGTGAAGTTCCACACACACCCAGACAG CGCTGCGAGAGACCACGCCCTGCAGGCGGAGCTGGAAGGGGTCCACGAGCTCCGGGGACAGCTGGAAGAAGCTCTTGGAAGAAGCTTGGAGTGTTTGAGCAGGCTGGAGACACAGGGCGCCATAGGAG GTCAGGCCGCAGGTACACACAGCGGTGCCAGCACCAACTTCACCGACAGCATGAAGGAGGAGGCAGCCCGTGGCTTGGCAGCCCAGCAG AGCAAACCCCGGGCCCGCAAGGAAAATGGGGGCACCGAAAGGAGCACAGCAGCCACCGGGCGCGAACAGGAGCTGCgggctgaggaggagctgcGGGAGCTGAAGGCGCAGCTGGAGGAAGCCGGCTTCTCCTCGGTCTCCCACATCAG GAAGGCGATGCTGAGCCTGTGCCTGGAGAACGCGGAGCTGAAAGAGCGGATGGGTGAAGCCACGTCGCTGCTGGAGAGCGCGGAGCaggaggagccggggctgggcagccctgtggcccctgagccccgcaggcTGCAGCGGAAGAGCCGCGGCTCCCTCGGGGACCGCCcggccgggggcagcggggaTGGCCCAGGGCTCCCGGCAGAGAGGGGAGCTGTGCCCACCAAACGCCCAGCGCTGGAGGCTCGAGCCCAGGACGACATGCCCAAGAGACcgtgccctggcagccccggTGGAGGGGACGGGAGCCAT GTGGAGAGCTCGGTTCCCGGCGggggctggccagggctgggcgcagagctgcactcccaggtggcacagggccaaaggcagtgccaggagctgcaggacaaGCTCGCTGCCTCGGAGGCCACAGTGCGGGCAcaggctgagcagctgcagaaatACCACGTCCTGCTCC GTGAACCTCAGACACAGCAGCTCAGCAAGCAAGTGCAGGTGGACTTCCAGGACCTGGGCTATGAGACCTGTGGGCGCAGTGAGACCGAGGCTGACCGTGATGAGACCACCAGCCCTG agtGCGAGGAGCCAGATGTGTTCAGTGAGACCAGCCTGGGTGAGGAGCTGGGGTCCCCATACCAGCCAGGGATGTCCAGAGTGGGCAAAACTGCCCAGAAAACCATGGCCCTGGAGGACGTGGAGGCCCTGCACCAGCACATCCAGGACctcaaggcccagctgctcaaCGCCAACAAGGTGATCCAGAGCCTGCAGCGCCGTGCCCGCTCCATCTCTGTCACCAGTGGCTACACCTCGGGTACGGAGCGGCCCCTGCCGGCTCCCAAGGCCTTGGCGTCCCCAGCCCACAGCCTGACTGACGAGGACGAGGGCTGGCAGTCGGATGGCCACGGCACGCTGTGCCCCCCTGCCCTGCGGGCACACCGCGACCTGCAGAGCCTGGTGCACCGCGTCGCCCTGCTCGAGGCACAGCTGCCCGCGGCCAAGCATGGAGCCACCTTGCCCAAGGAGCTGCAGTCTGCCACTTGGCCAGG GAAATACAACTCCTTGATCCAGGCACAGGCTCGGGAGCTCTCCCACCTGCGGCAGATGCTGCGGGAGGGCCGCGGGGTGAGCCGCAGCCTGGCCCAGCACCTGCGGGATGCCCTGCGCTCCTTCGAGGACCTCCTTCGGGGCACTGACATCGACTACTACCTGGGCCAGGGCTTTCGGgagcagctggcccagggcaggcacCTGGCTGAGAGGCTCAGCGACAAGCTGGGCACCA GAGATCGACAAGATGGGGAGGACAAAACCAGTCATGAACTCCTGGCACAGAG GCTCAGCCGGGAGCtccaggagaaggagaaggtgaTTGAGAGCCTGGAGGTGAAGCTGCAAGAGCGCTCTGAGTCCCcgggcagcagctgcccaccCTCGGAGTCATCCCACTCTGCCAGCAGTTCATCCTTCAGCTccgaggggctggagccctgctctgatggggatgcGGCCAGCGAGTACAGCCAGTGCCACGAGGAGCCTGTCCAACATGCAG GCCTTCACTTTGACTCCTTGTCCAAACACATTAGTGcccccctgcctgccctggcccccaggctgtcctccttcctccctgccgGGGTCCCTCCTCctgcggccccgccgctcctgGGCTGCTGCGGGAATTCTGTCTGCTCCCTGgctgaggcacagcaggagctgcaggtgctccGGAGGCAACTGGGAGAAA gtgtgacaCTGCCCAtggcaccagcaaagcccacagTCCCACTGGGCCCCTTTGGAGAGGGCAGCAAAGCCCCAGCACCGTTCTGCCGACacggagccctgcagggcccagctgagctccctggggcCACCGACACCCGCGGCCTCTGGGACGTGCCCCCGCCCGGCCAGCTGCTCTATGGGGGGGCCCTGCCAGCGGGGTACCCCTGTGGCCAGAAGCTGACAG GGGCTGACTTGCTGGAGGAACACCTGGTGGAGATCCGCAACCTGCGCCAGCGCCTGGAGGAGTCCATCTGCACCAACGACCGGCTCCGGGAGCAGCTGGAGCGCCGCCTGGCCTCCACCGGCAAGGGCAGCG GATTACCCAGTGAAGTCTATGCCCAGACAccggagctggggctgcagctgagcagggagaACCAGGCTCTGCACGAGGAAAACCGGACCCTGCGGCTCCAACGTGACCACCTCTcccaag AGCTGGCACGGGTGCAGGAGACTCTCGTGGCTGCCTGCTCCCGGGCACGGGAAGCTgaagcagagctgggccagAGGCGTGGGAAGCAGCGGAGGCTGGCAGAGGAGCTCTCCGAGTGCCAAGAGAGCATCCGGCAGCTCCGGGATGAGCGGCACTCTCTGCAGGAGGACAACAACAG gctgcagcactCAGTGacgctcctgcagcagcagagtgagGAGCAGCGCCTGCTCCTGCAGACCCTGCGTGCGGAACTGCACGTCTACGAGAGCCTCCCTGGCCCCTCTGCTGAGACACGAGCAG GCTGCTTCCCATCTCCTCCAGTGCGCGATGTTGGCACTAACTCAGCagctcccctcctctccccactgccctccGGCACGTCGGTGCTCCGACGGATGGACG ACATGCTCCTGAGGAAGAGCGAGGGATTGACGGGGGCTCACGTCGTCGGCCGCCTGGACACGTACcgagccctggagcagcacatCGTGGAGGGAAAGGCCTTGGCCCGGGAGCTGATGTGTCTCACACACCCAGCACTCGGGCTGCCCAACTGCCCGCTCTCGGGAAAGGAG GCCCGGGGCTGGACAGGCACGGGGCAGGGCCATCTGTGGGGCAGCGCCAGCACCCTGCACGGCATCCTGGAGGAGTGCGTGTCTCTCCTCACCGCCTTCTGGAGCACCGTGCTGCCCgtgagccctgcccagcaccagggcaag GAGCAGGCGCTCCAGGGCGAGATCGCGGCGCTGCGGGCCCGTCTCTCCGAGAGGGAggatgctctgcagagcacggcCAGGCGGCTGCGCAGCACAGCGCAGCTCAAGGACAGCATGGAACAGTTCATCGTCAGCCAGC TGACCAGGACCCACAATGTGCTGCGCAAGGCCAGGACAAACCTGGAG GTGAAGGCCCAGCAGGCCCTGCCTGTTGCATGA